A stretch of Acidimicrobiales bacterium DNA encodes these proteins:
- a CDS encoding DUF429 domain-containing protein — translation MRFVGVDLASQPEKSSMCLLEWRHTPTVVDIVRPATDDAIVTAALDAMGVGIDCPFGWPSDFVDKVTHWHRGESAAATTATPRELRLRTTDRWLREHHVPRDPLSVSTDRLAIVALRGIGILERLLGPSGDRSGRRNVYEAYPGGTLAVWGLPATGYKGADGRAKRAEIVDALDGAIDLGGHRDAMVDSDDDLDAVLTAVIAGLGRARHTTRPPAEHRRAAAIEGWIHVPTIGLDELATVAF, via the coding sequence ATGCGGTTCGTCGGAGTGGACCTCGCCTCTCAACCCGAGAAGTCGAGCATGTGCCTCCTGGAATGGCGGCACACCCCGACGGTCGTCGACATCGTGCGACCCGCGACCGACGACGCGATCGTCACCGCCGCGCTCGACGCGATGGGCGTCGGGATCGACTGTCCGTTCGGCTGGCCGTCGGACTTCGTCGACAAGGTGACCCACTGGCACCGCGGCGAGTCGGCCGCCGCCACGACGGCGACGCCCCGCGAGCTGCGACTGCGCACGACCGACCGGTGGCTGCGCGAGCACCACGTGCCCCGCGACCCGCTCAGCGTGTCCACGGACCGGCTCGCGATCGTCGCCCTGCGGGGCATCGGCATCCTCGAGCGCCTCCTCGGGCCGTCCGGCGACCGCTCCGGACGCCGCAACGTCTACGAGGCGTACCCCGGCGGCACCCTCGCCGTCTGGGGCCTTCCGGCCACCGGCTACAAGGGCGCCGACGGCCGCGCGAAGCGAGCGGAGATCGTCGACGCCCTCGACGGCGCGATCGACCTCGGCGGCCATCGTGACGCAATGGTCGACAGCGACGACGACCTCGACGCCGTGCTGACGGCCGTGATCGCAGGGCTCGGCCGGGCCCGCCACACGACCCGTCCCCCGGCCGAGCACCGGCGGGCGGCCGCGATCGAAGGCTGGATCCACGTGCCCACGATCGGCCTCGACGAGCTCGCGACCGTCGCCTTC
- a CDS encoding nitroreductase/quinone reductase family protein: MPSDVVLKTMNTIHRGLLKVSGGRIGWTAGKMPVLELTTTGRKSGAKRSVMLTSPHQDGDSLLIVASRGGDDQHPAWFLNLRDDPAVEVARNGEAAKPHTARILSSEERAELWETVTSAYKNYAGYQEKTDREIPLVFLDPV; the protein is encoded by the coding sequence ATGCCGAGCGACGTCGTCCTGAAAACCATGAACACCATCCACCGCGGTCTGCTGAAGGTGAGCGGTGGCCGGATCGGGTGGACGGCCGGGAAGATGCCCGTCCTCGAACTCACGACGACGGGTCGCAAGTCCGGCGCGAAGCGCTCCGTCATGCTCACGTCGCCGCACCAGGACGGCGACTCCCTCCTGATCGTGGCGTCCCGCGGGGGCGACGACCAGCATCCGGCCTGGTTCCTCAACCTCCGCGACGATCCGGCCGTCGAGGTGGCCCGCAACGGGGAGGCGGCGAAGCCCCACACCGCCCGGATCCTCTCCTCGGAGGAGCGGGCCGAGCTGTGGGAAACGGTCACGAGCGCCTACAAGAACTACGCGGGCTACCAGGAGAAGACGGATCGGGAGATCCCGCTCGTCTTCCTCGATCCCGTCTGA
- a CDS encoding MFS transporter, which produces MSRPARMSRPARRLPTAWVFSALSAALASGYGVLFTLVGDYRDEYGISETNIGMLIGAGFLSAFFAQILIAPLADRGYARVLIVAGVLGNVAGLLLMGFGTSLEPLMIGRVISGIGIGTSLPAIRRIVIVADPDNLGTNLGRLLSADVFGFAMGPAISAVLAGPFGLAAPFLVVSAVTVIFVIPVFTLQITETRDEAPKRLALDLLKSRVVAGAVVLGAAVFLMIGAFDALWDVVHEDLDTQTWLANLGITLFAVPLVILGPTGGRLAQRVGPFRVGAAGIAFGATFMFIYGQLPSGGWIFTFTMFHAFTDALTFASTGIAISMSVPPERQAGAQGVMGAAQALVAAITAGTIGAIYEGPGRAAAYATASIAMVVLALIGVVLAWPFIRGRTERYTAPPVEPVAAA; this is translated from the coding sequence ATGTCTCGGCCCGCACGAATGTCTCGGCCCGCACGGCGCCTTCCCACCGCCTGGGTGTTCAGCGCCCTGTCGGCCGCGCTCGCGTCCGGCTACGGCGTGCTCTTCACCCTCGTCGGCGACTATCGCGACGAGTACGGCATCAGCGAGACGAACATCGGCATGCTCATCGGCGCCGGGTTCCTCAGCGCCTTCTTCGCCCAGATCCTGATCGCGCCGCTCGCGGACCGGGGGTACGCCCGCGTCCTGATCGTGGCCGGCGTGCTCGGCAATGTCGCCGGCCTCCTCCTGATGGGGTTCGGCACCTCGCTCGAGCCGCTGATGATCGGACGGGTGATCTCCGGCATCGGGATCGGCACCTCGCTCCCCGCGATCCGCCGCATCGTGATCGTCGCCGACCCGGACAACCTCGGCACGAACCTCGGACGCCTGCTCTCCGCCGACGTCTTCGGCTTCGCCATGGGGCCGGCCATCAGCGCGGTCCTCGCCGGGCCCTTCGGCCTCGCCGCACCCTTCCTCGTGGTGAGCGCCGTCACCGTCATCTTCGTCATCCCGGTGTTCACCCTGCAGATCACGGAGACCCGGGACGAGGCGCCGAAACGGCTCGCGCTCGACCTCCTGAAGTCGCGCGTCGTCGCGGGTGCCGTCGTCCTCGGCGCCGCCGTGTTCCTGATGATCGGCGCCTTCGACGCCCTGTGGGACGTCGTGCACGAGGACCTCGACACCCAGACCTGGCTTGCAAACCTCGGCATCACGCTCTTCGCGGTGCCGCTCGTGATCCTCGGACCGACCGGTGGTCGACTCGCCCAGCGCGTCGGGCCGTTCCGGGTCGGCGCGGCCGGCATCGCGTTCGGGGCGACGTTCATGTTCATCTACGGACAGTTGCCGTCGGGTGGGTGGATCTTCACCTTCACGATGTTCCACGCATTCACGGACGCGTTGACGTTCGCGTCGACCGGCATCGCGATCTCCATGTCCGTACCGCCGGAACGCCAGGCCGGCGCGCAGGGGGTCATGGGGGCCGCCCAGGCCCTGGTCGCGGCGATCACCGCCGGGACGATCGGCGCGATCTACGAGGGGCCCGGTCGCGCCGCCGCGTACGCCACCGCCTCGATCGCGATGGTCGTGCTGGCACTCATCGGCGTCGTGCTCGCGTGGCCGTTCATCCGCGGCCGCACCGAGCGGTACACGGCCCCGCCGGTCGAACCGGTCGCCGCGGCCTGA